The Salvelinus sp. IW2-2015 linkage group LG8, ASM291031v2, whole genome shotgun sequence genome window below encodes:
- the LOC139028081 gene encoding transmembrane protein 271-like translates to MKLSGKGLCTIVSSTLLFVCAVSEVVVGFKCISLGTKVKVHFHLSTAAGAFYSGILVGLGQALLGFALLCCKGKPGCRNFFLMGILVFLLGVLTAFSGAVVDGDTVSLVERKYSHYCLDIDSVELTTICNQLKDYQKSLVISTIFSTLECLLGLMNLVIIKRYKTAQFYRRRQSHRQSAGDILCSEEQDFTVSEFQPVSYINLGIFHVFDEAGVEVQCRGHPSIELPGYSPMDPELNHSYPFSYPLPNELPPAYEDIFPGDESNK, encoded by the coding sequence ATGAAGTTGAGTGGGAAAGGACTGTGTACCATCGTCTCCAGCACCCTCCTCTTCGTCTGCGCCGTGAGCGAAGTTGTTGTCGGATTCAAATGTATCTCGCTGGGCACCAAAGTAAAAGTGCATTTTCACCTGTCGACCGCGGCTGGGGCTTTCTACTCGGGGATACTGGTCGGACTAGGGCAGGCGCTGCTGGGCTTTGCGCTGCTTTGTTGCAAAGGGAAGCCCGGGTGTCGGAATTTCTTTCTCATGGGTATCCTGGTGTTTTTGTTGGGAGTTCTCACCGCTTTCTCCGGCGCGGTGGTGGACGGGGACACTGTGTCTCTTGTGGAGCGCAAATATTCCCATTATTGCCTAGACATAGACTCTGTGGAATTAACCACCATCTGCAACCAACTGAAGGATTATCAGAAAAGTCTAGTCATCTCGACCATTTTTAGCACTTTGGAATGCCTTCTTGGGCTTATGAACTTGGTGATCATCAAAAGGTACAAAACAGCGCAATTTTACAGACGGAGGCAATCACATAGGCAGAGCGCGGGGGATATTCTTTGCAGCGAGGAGCAAGACTTCACCGTGTCCGAATTCCAACCTGTTTCCTATATTAACTTGGGGATATTTCACGTGTTCGACGAGGCAGGTGTGGAAGTACAATGCAGGGGCCACCCGTCTATCGAGCTCCCGGGTTATTCACCCATGGATCCCGAGCTCAACCATTCCTACCCTTTTTCTTACCCGCTCCCGAACGAGCTACCGCCCGCGTACGAAGACATTTTCCCTGGAGACGAAAGTAACAAATAG